Proteins encoded within one genomic window of Rhizobium bangladeshense:
- the rhaS gene encoding rhamnose ABC transporter substrate-binding protein yields the protein MKLAKTLALGVALAVAMMAGTASAKDIKIGLVVKSLGNGFFDAANKGAQEAAKELGGVEVIYTGPTSTTAEGQIEVINSLIAQGVDAIAVSANDPDALVPALKKATQRGIKVISWDSGVAPEGRILQLNPSSNELIGKMCLTLAKNHLEGGKGDFAILSATTTSTNQNIWIDQMKKQLKDFPGLNLVTTVYGDDLSDKSYREAEGLLKSNPNVKVIVAPTTVGVLAASKVVEDKGLVGKVYVTGLGLPSEMAGAIKSGATKEFAIWNPIDLGYSATQIAYRLVKGETDGKPGSEIEAGRMGKIKVGENGEAAMADPFVYNASNIDQFSKVF from the coding sequence ATGAAACTCGCAAAGACACTTGCGCTCGGCGTAGCGCTCGCGGTCGCCATGATGGCCGGCACCGCAAGCGCCAAGGACATCAAGATCGGCCTCGTCGTCAAGTCGCTCGGCAACGGCTTCTTCGACGCCGCCAACAAGGGCGCACAGGAAGCCGCCAAGGAACTCGGCGGCGTGGAGGTGATCTATACCGGTCCGACGTCTACGACGGCCGAAGGCCAGATCGAAGTCATCAACTCGCTAATTGCCCAGGGCGTTGATGCCATCGCCGTTTCGGCCAACGATCCCGACGCGCTCGTTCCGGCCCTGAAGAAGGCCACCCAGCGCGGCATCAAGGTGATCTCCTGGGACTCCGGCGTGGCACCCGAAGGCCGCATCCTGCAGCTCAACCCGTCCTCCAACGAGCTGATCGGCAAGATGTGCCTGACGCTCGCCAAGAATCACCTCGAAGGCGGCAAGGGCGACTTCGCCATCCTTTCGGCGACTACAACCTCGACCAACCAGAACATCTGGATCGACCAGATGAAGAAGCAGCTCAAAGACTTTCCGGGCCTCAACCTCGTCACCACGGTCTACGGCGACGACCTCTCCGATAAGTCCTATCGCGAAGCCGAAGGCTTGCTGAAGTCGAACCCGAACGTCAAGGTCATCGTCGCTCCGACGACCGTCGGCGTTCTGGCCGCCTCCAAGGTCGTCGAGGACAAGGGCCTTGTCGGCAAGGTCTACGTCACCGGTCTCGGCCTGCCGTCGGAAATGGCCGGCGCGATCAAGTCGGGCGCCACGAAGGAATTCGCCATCTGGAACCCGATCGACCTCGGTTACTCCGCAACCCAGATCGCCTATCGCCTCGTCAAGGGCGAAACCGATGGCAAGCCGGGCAGCGAAATCGAAGCCGGCCGCATGGGTAAGATCAAGGTCGGCGAAAACGGCGAAGCCGCCATGGCCGATCCCTTCGTCTATAATGCCTCGAACATCGACCAGTTCTCCAAGGTCTTTTGA
- a CDS encoding DeoR/GlpR family DNA-binding transcription regulator gives MHERERHRIILSAVQEKSVVTIQDISELTEASEATIRRDIAALHVQGKIRRVRGGAEAVHPPQLGNLAGRPFRVSESVNIDKKRAIARAAVDLCEAGDAIIINGGTTTFQMVHYMAGHRMQVMTNSFAIAEHLVKHSKNTVTVPGGAIYREQSLILSPFDNDAIRNFYARRMFIGAQGVGPLGIMEADALIIQSEQKLMHQADELVVMVDSSKFNRRSSLILCALDRVSVVITDDGISEEAARMVENAGVRLIVASPVAQLVKEDSSSVA, from the coding sequence ATGCACGAACGCGAACGTCATCGCATCATCTTAAGCGCCGTTCAGGAAAAGTCCGTTGTCACGATCCAGGATATTTCCGAGCTGACGGAAGCTTCCGAGGCGACAATCCGGCGTGATATTGCGGCTCTTCACGTGCAGGGCAAGATCCGCCGCGTCCGCGGCGGCGCCGAAGCGGTGCATCCGCCGCAGCTCGGCAACCTGGCTGGCCGACCCTTCCGGGTTTCAGAATCGGTCAATATCGATAAAAAGCGTGCAATTGCGCGCGCCGCGGTCGATCTCTGCGAGGCCGGCGACGCCATCATCATCAATGGCGGCACGACGACCTTCCAGATGGTGCATTATATGGCCGGCCATCGCATGCAGGTCATGACCAATTCTTTCGCCATCGCCGAACATCTGGTGAAGCATTCGAAGAATACGGTGACGGTGCCCGGCGGCGCGATCTATCGCGAGCAGAGTCTCATCCTGTCGCCTTTCGACAATGATGCGATCCGCAACTTTTATGCGCGACGCATGTTCATCGGTGCGCAGGGCGTCGGCCCGCTCGGCATCATGGAGGCGGATGCCCTCATAATCCAGAGCGAGCAGAAGCTGATGCACCAGGCCGACGAACTGGTGGTCATGGTCGATTCAAGCAAATTCAATCGCCGGTCGAGCCTCATTCTCTGCGCGCTCGACCGCGTTTCTGTGGTCATCACCGATGACGGCATCTCGGAAGAGGCGGCTCGCATGGTCGAGAATGCCGGCGTCCGGCTCATCGTCGCCAGCCCGGTGGCCCAGCTTGTGAAGGAGGATTCCTCGTCGGTCGCCTGA
- a CDS encoding bifunctional rhamnulose-1-phosphate aldolase/short-chain dehydrogenase, with protein MAANVRLLENRWDDGYAAGLDEPGKLLYRSNLLGADKRITNYGGGNTSAKVMETDPLTGEKVKVLWVKGSGGDVGTIKLDGFATLYQDKLEALKGIYKGVADEDRMVGFLPHCTFNLNARAASIDTPLHGFVPFTHVDHMHPDAIIAIAASKNSRELTKRIFGDEIGWLPWRRPGFQLGLDLEAFVKANPNAKGVVLESHGLFTWANDAKACYELTLDIINKAIEWFAGQTEGKTIFGGAAVQNLPVAERRAIAARLMPEIRGRIGKQERKLGHFDDQDAVLEFVNSNNLRPLGALGTSCPDHFLRTKIRPLIVEFDPAKPDVDAIVAGLDKALEDYRADYARYYNDCKHDNSPAMRDANPVIFLVPGVGMLSFARDKATARIASEFYVNAINVMRGASTVSEYQGLPEQEAFDIEYWLLEEAKLQRMPKPKSLAGKVAFVTGGAGGIGRATAARLVGEGACVVLADIDQAALESTESEFVKKYGADAVRTAKLDVTKEDAVIASFAESCVEFGGVDILVSNAGIASSAPIETTELSTWNRNIDILATGYFLVSREAFRLFRRQALGGNVVFIASKNGLAASPNASAYCTAKAAEIHLARCLALEGADVGIRVNTVNPDAVLRGSKIWSGEWREQRAASSKIEVDELEEHYRKRSMLKLNVFPEDIAEAVYFLASDLSAKSTGNIINVDAGNVQSFTR; from the coding sequence ATGGCGGCGAACGTCCGGCTTCTGGAAAACCGGTGGGATGATGGTTACGCGGCAGGTCTCGACGAACCGGGCAAGCTGCTCTATCGCTCCAATCTGCTCGGCGCCGACAAGCGCATTACCAATTACGGCGGCGGCAACACTTCGGCCAAGGTGATGGAAACCGATCCGCTGACGGGCGAGAAAGTCAAGGTTCTCTGGGTCAAGGGCTCGGGCGGCGATGTCGGCACCATCAAGCTCGACGGTTTCGCGACGCTCTACCAGGACAAGCTGGAAGCGCTGAAGGGCATCTACAAGGGTGTCGCGGACGAGGACCGCATGGTCGGTTTCCTGCCGCACTGCACCTTCAACCTGAACGCTCGCGCCGCCTCGATCGACACGCCGCTGCACGGTTTCGTGCCTTTCACCCATGTCGACCACATGCATCCCGATGCGATCATCGCGATCGCCGCGTCGAAGAATTCCCGGGAACTGACGAAACGGATATTCGGCGACGAGATCGGCTGGCTGCCATGGCGCCGTCCGGGCTTCCAGCTCGGCCTCGATCTCGAAGCCTTCGTCAAGGCCAACCCCAACGCCAAGGGCGTCGTGCTCGAAAGTCACGGCCTCTTCACCTGGGCAAACGACGCCAAGGCTTGCTACGAGCTGACGCTCGATATCATCAATAAGGCGATCGAATGGTTCGCTGGCCAGACCGAGGGCAAGACGATTTTCGGCGGCGCGGCCGTTCAGAACCTGCCGGTTGCCGAACGCCGCGCCATCGCCGCCCGGCTGATGCCCGAGATTCGCGGCCGTATCGGCAAGCAGGAGCGCAAACTCGGCCATTTCGACGATCAGGATGCGGTTCTGGAATTCGTCAATTCCAACAACCTGCGCCCGCTCGGCGCGCTCGGCACCAGCTGCCCGGACCACTTCCTGCGCACCAAGATCCGTCCGCTGATCGTCGAATTCGATCCCGCCAAGCCGGATGTCGATGCGATCGTTGCCGGTCTCGACAAGGCGCTGGAAGATTACCGCGCCGACTACGCCCGCTATTATAACGACTGCAAGCATGACAATTCGCCCGCCATGCGCGACGCCAATCCCGTCATCTTCCTTGTTCCCGGCGTCGGCATGCTGTCCTTTGCTCGCGACAAGGCGACTGCCCGTATCGCCAGCGAATTCTACGTCAATGCCATCAACGTCATGCGCGGCGCCTCGACGGTCTCGGAATATCAGGGCCTGCCGGAGCAGGAAGCCTTCGATATCGAATATTGGCTGCTCGAAGAGGCCAAGCTGCAGCGCATGCCGAAGCCGAAGAGCCTTGCCGGCAAGGTCGCCTTTGTCACCGGTGGCGCCGGCGGCATCGGCCGGGCGACGGCCGCGCGCCTGGTCGGGGAAGGCGCTTGCGTGGTGCTTGCCGATATCGATCAGGCAGCGCTTGAATCGACCGAATCCGAATTCGTGAAGAAGTACGGCGCGGACGCCGTGCGCACGGCGAAGCTCGACGTCACCAAGGAAGACGCCGTTATCGCCTCCTTCGCCGAATCCTGCGTCGAATTCGGCGGCGTCGATATCCTCGTCTCGAATGCAGGTATTGCCTCCTCGGCGCCGATCGAAACGACCGAGCTGTCGACGTGGAACCGCAACATCGACATTCTGGCGACCGGTTATTTCCTAGTCTCGCGTGAAGCTTTCCGCCTGTTCCGTCGTCAGGCGCTCGGCGGCAACGTCGTCTTCATCGCATCGAAGAACGGTCTCGCCGCGTCACCGAACGCTTCCGCCTATTGCACGGCGAAGGCCGCAGAAATCCATCTCGCCCGTTGCCTGGCGCTGGAAGGAGCCGATGTCGGCATCCGTGTCAACACGGTCAACCCGGATGCCGTTCTGCGCGGTTCCAAGATATGGAGCGGCGAGTGGCGCGAACAGCGTGCGGCCTCCTCGAAGATCGAGGTCGACGAGCTGGAGGAACATTACCGCAAGCGGTCGATGCTGAAGCTCAACGTGTTCCCGGAAGATATTGCCGAGGCGGTATATTTCCTGGCGTCTGATCTTTCGGCCAAATCGACCGGCAATATCATCAATGTCGATGCCGGCAATGTCCAGAGCTTCACGCGCTAG
- a CDS encoding YqaE/Pmp3 family membrane protein yields the protein MDVVRILLAIILPPLGVFLQVGIGLHFWLNILLTLCGYVPGIIHAIWVILRK from the coding sequence ATGGACGTCGTCCGCATTCTTCTTGCGATCATCCTGCCGCCCCTTGGCGTATTTCTGCAGGTCGGGATCGGCCTGCATTTCTGGCTCAACATATTGCTGACGCTTTGCGGCTATGTGCCTGGGATCATCCACGCAATATGGGTGATCCTGAGGAAGTAG
- the rhaI gene encoding L-rhamnose catabolism isomerase, giving the protein MAEFRIAPDLVATENEKRTAALKADYEALGATLARRGVDIETVTGKVAEFFVAVPSWGVGTGGTRFARFPGTGEPRGIFDKLDDCAVINQLTQATPNVSLHIPWDKADARELKAKGDALGLGFDAMNSNTFSDAPGKAHSYKYGSLSHTDAATRAQAVEHNLECIEIGKTIGSKALTVWIGDGSNFPGQSNFTKAFERYLASMADIYKALPDDWKLFSEHKMYEPAFYSTIVQDWGTNYLIAQTLGPKAYCLVDLGHHAPNTNIEMIVARLIQFGKLGGFHFNDSKYGDDDLDAGVIDPYRLFLVFNELVDAEQRGVNDFNPAHMIDQSHNVTDPIESLINSANEIRRAYAQALLVDRKALEGYQHDNDALMASETLKRAYRADVEPILAEARRRAGGAIDPIAAYRASGYRKKVSDERPASVAGGGGII; this is encoded by the coding sequence ATGGCTGAATTCAGGATTGCGCCGGATCTGGTGGCGACGGAAAATGAAAAACGGACAGCGGCGCTGAAAGCCGATTACGAAGCACTGGGTGCGACGCTTGCGCGCCGCGGCGTCGATATCGAAACTGTCACCGGCAAGGTGGCTGAGTTCTTCGTCGCGGTTCCTTCCTGGGGCGTGGGGACTGGAGGCACGCGCTTTGCCCGCTTTCCCGGCACCGGAGAACCGCGCGGCATCTTCGACAAGCTCGACGATTGCGCCGTCATCAATCAGTTGACCCAGGCAACGCCGAATGTCTCTCTGCATATTCCCTGGGACAAGGCGGATGCACGAGAGTTGAAGGCCAAGGGCGATGCGCTCGGCCTCGGCTTCGACGCAATGAATTCGAACACCTTTTCCGACGCGCCGGGCAAGGCCCATTCCTACAAATACGGCTCGCTCAGTCACACCGATGCGGCAACCAGGGCACAGGCGGTCGAGCACAATCTCGAATGCATCGAGATCGGCAAGACGATCGGCTCCAAGGCGCTGACGGTCTGGATCGGCGACGGTTCGAACTTCCCCGGCCAGAGCAATTTCACCAAGGCGTTCGAGCGTTACCTCGCCTCGATGGCTGACATTTACAAAGCCTTGCCCGACGATTGGAAGCTCTTCTCCGAGCACAAGATGTATGAGCCGGCCTTCTATTCGACGATCGTTCAGGATTGGGGCACCAATTACCTGATCGCCCAGACGCTTGGCCCGAAGGCATATTGCCTCGTCGATCTCGGCCACCATGCGCCGAATACCAATATTGAGATGATCGTTGCCCGCCTGATCCAGTTCGGCAAGCTCGGCGGCTTCCATTTCAACGATTCGAAATATGGCGATGACGATCTCGATGCCGGCGTGATCGATCCCTACCGGCTTTTCCTGGTTTTCAACGAGCTTGTCGATGCCGAGCAGCGCGGCGTCAACGACTTCAACCCAGCTCACATGATCGACCAGTCGCACAATGTCACAGATCCGATCGAGAGCCTGATCAATAGCGCCAACGAAATCCGCCGCGCCTATGCCCAGGCGCTCCTCGTCGACCGTAAGGCGCTCGAGGGTTACCAGCACGACAATGACGCGCTGATGGCGTCGGAAACGCTGAAGCGCGCCTATCGCGCCGATGTGGAGCCAATCCTTGCCGAAGCGCGCCGCCGGGCCGGCGGCGCAATCGACCCAATCGCCGCCTATCGCGCCAGCGGCTACCGCAAGAAGGTGTCGGACGAGCGTCCGGCGTCGGTTGCCGGTGGCGGCGGCATCATCTGA
- a CDS encoding carboxymuconolactone decarboxylase family protein gives MQERMGNPALVLPAAMQALNALGKVPAEAGLSPKLLELVNLRASQINGCSVCIDGHWRIARKHGESDERLFAIAGWRDAPYYSDAERAALALTEAVTRASDRADPVPDEIWDEATRHYDGRSLAALVIAIANINVWNRLNIATRQIAGAWKP, from the coding sequence ATGCAGGAGAGAATGGGAAATCCCGCCCTTGTCCTTCCCGCGGCCATGCAGGCGCTCAATGCACTCGGCAAGGTACCGGCCGAAGCAGGCCTTTCGCCAAAGCTGCTCGAGCTCGTCAATCTGCGCGCCAGCCAGATCAACGGCTGCAGCGTCTGCATCGATGGCCATTGGCGCATTGCCCGCAAACACGGCGAGAGCGATGAGCGTCTCTTTGCCATCGCTGGCTGGCGCGATGCCCCCTACTATAGCGATGCCGAGCGGGCAGCCCTCGCCTTGACCGAGGCGGTGACTCGCGCCAGCGACCGCGCCGACCCCGTGCCTGACGAAATTTGGGACGAGGCGACCCGGCATTATGACGGCCGGAGCCTTGCAGCTCTCGTCATCGCCATCGCGAATATCAATGTGTGGAACCGGCTGAACATCGCCACCCGCCAGATTGCCGGCGCCTGGAAACCGTAG
- a CDS encoding sigma-70 family RNA polymerase sigma factor: MDEKRWLADEFEANRSHLRAAAYRMLGSRSEAEDAVQEAWLRLNRTDTTGVDNLGGWLTTVVARICLDMLRARKSRREEPLEMPVHAAIVDPAKDPEREAAFADSVGLALLVVLQTLAPAERVAFVLHDMFDLPFDEIAPIIGRSSAATRQLASRARRRVQGTGEAPEVDLGRKRTIAEAFLTASRNGDLGALVAVLAPDVVFRPDATAARYGIGAMRGATAVAEAFKGRAQAAQMAIVEGELGFVVLVGGQVRVAVSLTIEEGRIAAIDAVADPDHLEQIEFSVLDD; this comes from the coding sequence GTGGACGAGAAAAGATGGCTGGCGGACGAATTCGAGGCGAACCGGTCGCATTTGAGGGCGGCGGCCTACCGTATGCTCGGTTCGCGCAGCGAGGCGGAGGATGCCGTTCAGGAGGCATGGCTGCGCCTCAACCGCACCGACACGACAGGGGTCGACAATCTCGGAGGCTGGCTCACGACCGTGGTGGCGCGCATCTGCCTCGACATGCTGCGCGCCCGCAAGAGCCGGCGCGAGGAGCCGCTGGAAATGCCTGTGCACGCGGCGATTGTCGATCCCGCCAAGGACCCGGAGCGGGAAGCCGCCTTTGCCGATTCGGTCGGTCTAGCGCTGCTCGTTGTGCTACAAACTCTGGCGCCTGCCGAGCGCGTCGCCTTCGTGCTGCACGACATGTTCGATCTGCCCTTCGACGAGATCGCTCCGATCATCGGCCGTTCGTCCGCCGCCACCCGGCAGCTCGCAAGCCGCGCCCGCCGCCGCGTGCAGGGCACGGGCGAAGCGCCGGAGGTAGACCTCGGCCGCAAGCGGACGATCGCGGAGGCCTTTCTGACGGCGTCGCGCAACGGCGATCTGGGGGCGCTGGTTGCGGTGCTCGCCCCAGACGTCGTCTTCCGGCCGGATGCGACGGCTGCCCGATACGGCATCGGCGCAATGCGCGGCGCGACCGCCGTGGCCGAAGCCTTCAAGGGCCGGGCGCAGGCGGCTCAAATGGCCATCGTCGAGGGTGAGCTCGGCTTTGTCGTGCTCGTCGGAGGCCAAGTTCGCGTGGCGGTGTCGCTGACGATCGAAGAGGGCCGGATTGCCGCAATCGACGCCGTCGCCGATCCGGATCACCTGGAACAGATCGAATTTTCGGTCCTTGACGACTGA
- a CDS encoding amidohydrolase/deacetylase family metallohydrolase has product MSGEQAKKPLLLTNVRPIAFGVGSGEGPIDILVDPDGRIAEIGPSIVVSEEATRIDGKGAFVSPGWIDLHVHIWHGGTDISIRPSECGLERGVTTLVDAGSAGEANFHGFREYIIEPSRERIKAFLNLGSIGLVACNRVAELRDIRDIDLDRILEVYAENSEHIVGIKVRASHVITGSWGVTPVKLGKKIAKILKVPMMVHVGEPPALYDEVLEILGPGDVVTHCFNGKAGSSIMEDEDLFNLAERCASEGIRLDIGHGGASFSFKVAEAAIARGLLPFSISTDLHGHSMNFPVWDLATTMSKLLSVGMPFDKVVEAVTHAPASVIKLPMEGRLSVGAQAEFTVFDLVDSELEATDSNGDLSVLKKLFEPRYAVMGAEAFAASRYVPRARKLVRHSHGYSYR; this is encoded by the coding sequence ATGTCCGGCGAACAGGCGAAGAAGCCGCTTCTCCTCACCAACGTCAGGCCGATCGCTTTCGGCGTCGGTTCAGGCGAGGGGCCGATCGACATTCTCGTCGATCCCGATGGCAGGATCGCCGAGATCGGTCCGTCAATTGTGGTCTCCGAGGAGGCAACACGCATCGACGGCAAGGGTGCTTTCGTCTCGCCGGGCTGGATCGACCTGCATGTGCATATCTGGCATGGCGGCACCGATATCTCCATCCGCCCCTCCGAATGCGGTCTCGAGCGCGGCGTCACCACTCTGGTCGATGCCGGTTCGGCCGGCGAGGCGAATTTCCACGGCTTCCGCGAATATATCATCGAGCCCTCGCGCGAGCGTATCAAGGCCTTCCTGAACCTCGGCTCGATCGGTCTCGTCGCCTGCAACCGGGTCGCCGAACTCAGGGATATAAGGGATATCGATCTCGACAGAATCCTTGAGGTCTATGCCGAAAACAGCGAGCACATCGTCGGCATCAAGGTACGCGCCAGCCACGTCATCACCGGCTCCTGGGGCGTCACTCCTGTCAAACTCGGCAAGAAGATCGCCAAGATCCTGAAGGTGCCGATGATGGTGCATGTCGGCGAACCGCCGGCGCTTTATGACGAAGTGCTCGAAATTCTCGGCCCCGGCGACGTCGTCACCCACTGCTTCAACGGCAAGGCCGGCTCGAGCATCATGGAGGACGAGGATCTCTTCAATCTCGCCGAGCGCTGCGCCTCGGAAGGCATCCGCCTCGACATCGGCCATGGCGGCGCTTCCTTCTCCTTCAAGGTCGCCGAAGCGGCGATCGCGCGCGGGCTTCTGCCGTTCTCGATCTCGACGGACCTGCACGGACATTCGATGAACTTTCCGGTCTGGGATCTGGCGACGACGATGTCGAAGCTGCTGAGCGTCGGCATGCCCTTCGACAAGGTCGTGGAAGCCGTTACCCACGCGCCGGCCTCCGTCATCAAGCTGCCCATGGAGGGCCGGCTTTCGGTCGGCGCTCAAGCCGAGTTTACCGTTTTCGACCTCGTCGACTCCGAGCTCGAAGCGACGGATTCCAATGGCGACCTCTCCGTCCTCAAAAAGCTGTTCGAGCCGCGCTATGCCGTAATGGGTGCCGAGGCCTTCGCCGCCAGCCGTTATGTGCCGCGGGCGCGCAAGCTCGTGCGTCACAGCCACGGCTATTCCTACAGATAG
- a CDS encoding IclR family transcriptional regulator — translation MELDGKTSPAVYSEDDSLAGEVGGKGARRARVSGIDRALQVIDHLYETGSPAGVYAIAKAVKAPLSTVYVIVDDLVEKNMLTRQADGSIWLGARLYHYGLAYARSLDFMSIATHEMHDLCRQAGETVQVCGRDGDYMLVLAMADGPSHFQVASRVGTRVPLNWTASGRLLVGHLPEEERIELFKRCARSSPTGRAEIDPRTLSEAAGKAFESRLSIQAGESDYAVACIASPICDRDGQCVATISIVLPEQKAFSDENHYTAHVRSSAERIEKLMGWRNR, via the coding sequence ATGGAATTGGACGGAAAGACATCGCCCGCAGTTTACTCCGAAGATGACAGCCTTGCCGGCGAGGTCGGCGGCAAGGGCGCGCGCCGCGCGCGCGTCAGCGGCATCGACCGCGCCCTTCAGGTGATCGATCATCTCTACGAGACGGGATCGCCCGCCGGCGTCTATGCCATCGCCAAGGCGGTGAAGGCGCCGCTTTCGACCGTCTACGTCATCGTCGACGACCTCGTCGAAAAGAATATGCTGACACGCCAGGCGGACGGCTCGATCTGGCTTGGCGCCCGGCTCTACCATTACGGCCTTGCCTATGCCCGGTCGCTGGATTTCATGAGCATCGCCACCCACGAAATGCATGACCTCTGTCGGCAGGCAGGCGAAACCGTGCAGGTTTGCGGCCGCGACGGCGATTACATGCTGGTGCTTGCGATGGCCGATGGCCCGAGCCACTTCCAGGTGGCGTCTCGCGTCGGCACCCGGGTGCCGCTCAACTGGACGGCGTCGGGCCGCCTGCTCGTCGGCCACCTGCCCGAGGAAGAGCGCATCGAGCTTTTCAAGCGCTGTGCCCGCTCGTCGCCGACCGGCCGCGCCGAGATCGATCCGCGCACCCTCTCGGAAGCAGCCGGCAAGGCCTTCGAGTCGCGCCTGTCGATCCAGGCAGGCGAATCCGACTATGCGGTCGCGTGCATCGCCTCGCCGATCTGCGATCGCGACGGGCAGTGCGTCGCCACGATTTCGATCGTGCTGCCGGAGCAGAAGGCGTTTTCCGACGAAAACCACTATACGGCGCATGTGCGCAGTTCGGCGGAGCGGATCGAAAAACTGATGGGCTGGCGCAACCGCTGA
- a CDS encoding SDR family oxidoreductase yields the protein MTNYPTPPFPSQKQPMPGFTAQMDPVPDHGEKSYRGSERLKGKRAIITGGDSGIGRAVAIAYAREGADLLISYLDEDEDADETKRLVEQAGRKAVLVSGDIQDPAHCRQIVETAVKELGGIDILVNNAAHQASFKSIDEISDEEWELTFKVNIHAMFYLTKAAVAHMKPGSAIINTASINSDNPNPTLLAYATTKGAIQNFTAGLAQLLAEKGIRANAVAPGPIWTPLIPSTLPEDSVSNFGKQVPMKRPGQPAELATAYVMLADPLSSYVSGTTIAVTGGKPIL from the coding sequence ATGACGAATTATCCAACACCCCCTTTCCCATCCCAGAAACAGCCGATGCCTGGCTTCACGGCGCAAATGGATCCGGTTCCCGATCACGGCGAGAAAAGCTACCGCGGATCCGAGCGGCTCAAGGGCAAGCGGGCGATCATTACCGGCGGCGATAGCGGCATCGGCCGGGCTGTGGCGATCGCCTATGCCCGGGAAGGCGCCGATCTGTTGATCTCCTATCTCGACGAGGATGAGGATGCCGACGAGACGAAGCGGCTCGTCGAACAGGCCGGCCGCAAGGCCGTGCTCGTCAGCGGCGATATTCAGGATCCCGCCCATTGCCGGCAGATCGTCGAGACGGCGGTCAAGGAGCTCGGTGGCATCGACATTCTCGTCAACAACGCCGCGCATCAGGCAAGCTTCAAGAGCATCGATGAGATCAGCGACGAGGAATGGGAACTGACCTTCAAGGTCAATATCCACGCCATGTTCTATCTCACCAAGGCTGCCGTAGCCCATATGAAGCCCGGCAGCGCCATCATCAATACGGCCTCGATCAATTCGGACAATCCGAACCCGACGCTGCTTGCCTATGCAACGACGAAGGGCGCGATTCAGAATTTCACCGCCGGTCTGGCCCAGCTTCTGGCCGAAAAGGGCATTCGCGCCAATGCCGTGGCCCCAGGCCCCATCTGGACGCCGCTCATCCCCTCGACGCTTCCCGAAGACAGCGTCAGCAATTTCGGCAAGCAGGTGCCGATGAAACGGCCAGGCCAGCCGGCTGAGCTGGCCACCGCCTATGTCATGCTGGCCGATCCCTTGTCGAGCTATGTCTCCGGCACGACAATCGCGGTCACAGGCGGCAAGCCGATCCTTTAG